A section of the Mangifera indica cultivar Alphonso chromosome 12, CATAS_Mindica_2.1, whole genome shotgun sequence genome encodes:
- the LOC123193064 gene encoding GBF-interacting protein 1-like: protein MSGKGGGGGGGGVGKGNNGISTIPAVCRKMVQSLKEIVNCPETEIYAVLKDCNMDPNEAVNRLLTQDPFREVKSKRDKRKESKDTTDSRSRGAGNSNRGGRGGADRYSGRAGSVQFGSSEPGSLHSKPTFKKENGIHGYAGPSSSAAGLVANNWRPQSHGDAVASENKVFTAVPGDGISSSSQPSSGVQSAWLGVPGQVSMADIVKMGRPQSKAPPLYNVNNHHVVEPPSAASHHDRHSSQDYPTKVADINTDIGDAMIRHAPPNDEWPSIEQLPNVSSVLEAPAPSELYTNQSNLSLDSTDQQIKSQLDEVQEDEDDIEETLSANHIGAASVSSRNIPEDNSGGSTIFDNNLYNNMSSYQSHRHAFEHDEAEDSSSVTAKLQQLNLQNEDQGPPPEEDNPSVIIPDHLQVHTPDCSHLSFGSFGSGIGSTFSGPYASRPLKSNLEEVSEPADGSSIAHTETRNPEYYEDEHLRSTSDANIVHRPNVTAGDYDHPSVSQPELLKQETPEVAQEDQYAFPSSAPGYPYENAQQLHTAFPPQQASSQMQNLAPFPSMMPYTNSLPSTLLASTVQTVREPDLQYSPFPVAQSMPTKYSNTASSINGPAISMPEALRGSSISTPQPSPQTLPGASTATGPALPQHLAVHAFPQPSLPLGHFANMISYPFVAQSYTYMPSAFQQAFAGNSTYHQSLGAPVLPQYKNSVSVSSLPQSAAIPSGYGFGSSTNIPGGNFPLNTPAAPAGTTIGYDDILSSQYKDSNHLISLQQNDNSGMWVHGPGSRTMSGVPPSTYYNSFQGQNQQPAGFRQSQQPSQHFGALGYPNFYHSQSGMSLEHQQQNPRDASSLGGSQAQPSKQTQQLWQNSY from the exons ATGAGTGGCAagggaggaggaggaggaggaggcgGAGTCGGGAAGGGCAATAATGGAATTTCGACCATCCCGGCTGTGTGTAGGAAGATGGTCCAGAGTTTGAAGGAGATTGTTAACTGTCCTGAGACCGAGATCTACGCCGTGCTTAAAGACTGTAACATGGACCCTAACGAAGCCGTTAATCGCCTCCTCACTCAAG ATCCTTTTCGTGAGGTGAAGAGCAAGCGAGACAAACGAAAAGAG AGTAAGGATACCACGGATTCCAGGTCTCGTGGAGCTGGTAACTCAAACCGTGGTGGTAGGGGTGGTGCTGATCGATATTCTGGGCGCGCTGGTTCAGTCCAGTTTGGTTCTAGTG AGCCAGGCAGTTTGCATAGTAAACCTACTTTTAAGAAGGAGAATGGAATACATGGCTATGCTGGTCCTTCATCTTCTGCTGCTGGATTGGTGGCAAATAATTGGCGACCTCAATCCCACGG TGATGCTGTGGCCTCAGAAAATAAAGTATTTACAGCGGTCCCAGGTGATGGGATTTCTTCATCTTCGCAGCCTTCTTCTGGAGTTCAATCTGCCTGGTTGGGTGTTCCTGGTCAAGTATCAATGGCTGATATTGTGAAGATGGGTAGGCCACAAAGCAAGGCACCACCTCTCTACAATGTTAATAATCACCATGTTGTGGAACCCCCTTCAGCAGCATCACATCATGATAGGCATTCATCACAAGATTATCCTACCAAGGTGGCAGACATAAACACTGATATAGGTGATGCCATGATCCGGCATGCTCCTCCCAATGATGAATGGCCCTCAATTGAGCAGCTGCCAAATGTGTCATCTGTCCTAGAGGCACCGGCACCCTCTGAGCTGTATACAAATCAATCTAACTTGTCCCTGGATAGTACTGATCAACAAATAAAGTCCCAGTTGGATGAGGTtcaggaggatgaggatgacaTTGAGGAAACTCTTAGTGCAAACCATATTGGAGCTGCCTCTGTATCTAGTAGAAATATACCTGAGGATAATTCTGGAGGGTCGACTATTTTTGATAACAACTTGTACAATAACATGAGTTCCTACCAGTCTCACAGGCATGCTTTTGAGCATGATGAAG CTGAAGATAGTTCTTCAGTGACTGCGAAGCTGCAGCAACTTAATTTACAGAATGAGGATCAAGGGCCACCACCTGAAGAGGATAACCCCTCAGTAATAATACCAGATCACCTCCAAGTGCATACTCCTGACTGCTCACACCTGAGCTTCGGAAGTTTTGGGTCTGGCATTGGTTCTACTTTTTCTGGGCCATATGCATCTAGGCCCTTGAAAAGTAACTTGGAGGAGGTATCTGAACCAGCAGATGGGTCATCAATTGCTCACACTGAGACTAG AAATCCTGAGTATTATGAAGATGAGCATCTCAGAAGCACCTCAGATGCTAATATAGTACATAGACCTAATGTGACTGCTGGGGATTATGATCATCCTTCTGTTTCACAGCCAGAGTTGTTGAAACAGGAAACCCCTGAAGTTGCCCAGGAAGACCAATATGCATTTCCTTCATCTGCGCCTGGTTATCCTTATGAAAATGCCCAGCAGTTGCATACTGCGTTTCCTCCTCAGCAAGCAAGCTCTCAGATGCAGAATCTTGCTCCATTCCCTAGCATGATg CCATATACCAATTCACTGCCTAGTACCTTGTTGGCATCAACTGTTCAAACTGTGAGAGAGCCTGACCTTCAGTACTCGCCCTTCCCTGTGGCACAATCAATGCCAACAAAGTACAGCAACACGGCTTCTTCCATCAATGGTCCAGCCATTTCCATGCCAGAG GCTTTAAGAGGAAGTAGTATTTCTACACCTCAACCAAGTCCACAGACACTGCCAGGTGCTAGCACTGCTACAGGACCGGCTCTTCCGCAACACCTTGCTGTTCACGCTTTTCCCCAACCTAGTCTTCCTTTGGGGCATTTTGCGAATATGATCAGTTATCCTTTTGTTGCTCAGAGTTACACGTATATGCCATCAGCTTTTCAACAGGCATTTGCTGGTAATAGCACATACCATCAGTCTCTAGGGGCACCAGTGCTCCCACAATACAAGAATAGTGTTTCCGTCAGCAGCTTGCCTCAGTCTGCTGCTATTCCCTCTGGCTATGGGTTTGGGAGTTCAACCAACATTCCTGGAGGAAACTTTCCTCTGAATACGCCCGCTGCTCCTGCAGGCACAACAATTGGCTATGATGATATTTTAAGTTCTCAATACAAGGACAGTAATCATCTAATCTCACTTCAACAG AATGATAACTCAGGGATGTGGGTTCACGGACCTGGCTCACGGACAATGTCAGGCGTACCACCTAGCACATATTACAACAGCTTCCAGGGTCAGAATCAGCAGCCTGCTGGGTTCCGGCAAAGTCAGCAGCCATCACAACATTTTGGGGCACTTGGGTACCCAAATTTTTACCACTCCCAGTCGGGAATGTCGCTGGAACATCAGCAGCAAAACCCTAGAGATGCATCATCCCTCGGTGGCTCTCAAGCTCAACCGTCAAAGCAGACCCAGCAGTTATGGCAAAACAGTTACTAA